In the Quercus lobata isolate SW786 chromosome 5, ValleyOak3.0 Primary Assembly, whole genome shotgun sequence genome, one interval contains:
- the LOC115991404 gene encoding protein TSS, giving the protein MAPKSGRGKANKTKAEKKRKEEKVPTVLDITVITPYDSQVILKAISTDKILDIRRLLAVNVETCHRTNYSLSHEVKGQKLNDRTEVVTLKPCILRMVEEDYIEEAQAVSHVRRLLDIVACTTRFAKPRRSPSTSELKSKKNKAQAQPKRGSNSAPPTPSDGGRSPSSEPSVAAAAAAAAVSENIGMVAIHPTPKLSDFYEFFSFSHLSPPILNLRRCDQRDVQERRDGDYFEIQIKICNGKLIRVVASLKGFYTMEKQSLQSHSLVDLLPQLSRAFGNAYESLMKAFVEHNKFGNLPYGFRANTWLAPPSVADSPSDFPLLPTEDENWGGNGGGWGRNGEFDLRPWATDFAILACLPCKTEEERVVRDRKAFLLHSQFVDVSIFKAVAAIRHLIDSNMQAKDTISSKPGSVLHEDRVGDLSIIVKRDTTDAGSKYDIKTDGRQLSNMSDKEDAQRNLLKGLTADESVVIHDTSSLGVVNVRHCGYTATVKVVGNVKKAKFHTQDIEIDDQPDGGANALNINSLRFLLHKFSAEPSGGCWSPQSNLDGMEVSRCLVRRVVKESLKKLKEMPIDLKRSIRWELGSSWVQHLQKQESPTGNKSKSPDDDNGAEHSVKGLGKQFKFLKKREKKENCASSTDNEENDSRPDNLNSGTDLGELSNGELKGVAELEKLISEDAFLSLKETGTGLHLKSIDELIRLAHEYYDEVALPKLVTDFGSLELSPVDGRTLTDFMHLRGLQMRSLGRVVELAEKLPHIQSLCVHEMLARAFKHLLRAVVASVDNVEDLPAAIASALNFLLGSCETEDNDKELNDDHILRFEWLRMFIARRYGWTLKDEFRHVRKLSILRGLCHKVGLELVSRNYDLECPYPFRKYDIISMIPVCKHVGCSSADGRNLLESSKVALDKGKLEDAVNYGTKALAKMIAVCGPYHRTTASAYSLLAVVLYHTGDFNQATIYQQKALDINERELGLDHPDTMKSYGDLSVFYYRLQHIELALKYVNRALFLLHFTCGLSHPNTAATYINVAMMEEGMGNVHVALRYLHEALKCNKKLLGEDHIQTAASYHAIAIALSLMEAYSLSVQHEQTTLQILQAKLGLEDLRTQDAAAWLEYFESKALEQQEAARTGTPKPDASIASKGHLSVSDLLDYISPDQDLKGSDSQRKQRRAKVLHLSDKTHQAQNDAIGDDDMLYDGPENTAHTTDGNTEVKVSKVHPEENYDITRYRPTVASEVVEESTSDAGWQEANSKGRSGKTSGRKFGRRPVLAKLIVNNSEYSNFRESSYRHDLISPVQKTTPKTVLTELSPLKQSKAGSLSSAEDSTNLKAKAPVSKVTSSPATLTSLASKSLSYKEVALAPPGTILRPSMERVEKIDDEKIEIQMYNIPHETSKDEESSTGSVVEASPKDDEIEQTHEESTQKEDTTLKVEEASCSSDQVKPVETNGSKLSAAAKPFNPGPMPHLLNSVAATSIYDVNVSQGMLAEPVLTPVAARIPCGPRSPLYYRNNYSFRMKHGFLRHHTLGKGRSGFGPPRMNPDAPEFVPWRARQPYPGDENSHIQNESNSMFEMSSAEEEKLGDESNNEVKDGASKKNFSESEKSELASQILLSLIVKSVHHNMEHVSEPAVSEKKLDCSENSSDAIANDSAIIKILNGNEGKDLVSQCDDCEQPKADVNKNKNGDSEGFITVTKRKRNRQRFPNGVTGLYNQQSICASVR; this is encoded by the exons AGGACTACATTGAGGAAGCCCAAGCGGTATCGCACGTGCGAAGGCTACTGGACATAGTGGCCTGCACCACGAGATTCGCGAAGCCCAGACGAAGCCCATCAACATCAGAGCTGAAGTCCAAAAAGAATAAGGCCCAAGCCCAGCCCAAGAGGGGTAGTAACTCCGCCCCACCTACACCGTCCGATGGAGGAAGATCCCCGTCATCAGAACCGTCGGTTGCGGCGGCGGCTGCGGCGGCGGCGGTCTCGGAGAACATTGGGATGGTGGCAATTCACCCAACCCCGAAGCTCTCCGACTTCTATGAGTTCTTCTCCTTCTCACACCTCTCTCCTCCTATTCTAA ATTTAAGGAGATGCGACCAGAGGGATGTACAAGAAAGGCGTGATGGGGATTACTTTGAAATTCAG ATTAAGATCTGCAATGGGAAGCTAATACGAGTGGTTGCATCCTTGAAAGGGTTCTATACCATGGAAAAACAGTCTCTACAAAGCCACTCCCTGGTGGATCTTCTACCACAGCTTAGCCGAGCTTTTGGCAAT GCATATGAATCTTTGATGAAAGCTTTTGTAGAACATAATAAG TTTGGTAATCTTCCATATGGATTTCGAGCAAATACATGGCTTGCTCCTCCATCTGTTGCTGATTCTCCATCAGACTTCCCATTACTACCAACAGAAGATGAAAATTGGGGTGGCAATGGTGGTGGCTGGGGAAGAAATGGTGAATTTGATCTTCGACCATGGGCAACTGATTTTGCAATTTTGGCTTGCCTACCTTGTAAAACTGAGGAGGAGAGGGTGGTCCGAGACCGGAAGGCTTTTTTACTTCATAGTCAATTTGTTGATGTCTCAATCTTTAAAGCTGTTGCAGCAATACGCCATCTCATAGATTCCAATATGCAAGCAAAGGATACAATAAGCAGTAAACCAGGCTCAGTCTTGCATGAGGATCGTGTGGGAGATCTGTCCATTATTGTAAAACGTGATACAACTGATGCAGGCtcaaaatatgatataaaaaCTGATGGCCGTCAATTATCCAATATGTCTGACAAGGAAGATGCTCAACGGAATTTGCTTAAGGGGTTAACTGCAGATGAGAGTGTAGTGATTCAT GATACATCCTCCTTGGGTGTTGTCAATGTAAGGCATTGTGGATACACTGCTACTGTAAAGGTTGTTGGTAATGTGAAGAAGGCAAAGTTTCACACTCAAGATATTGAAATTGATGATCAACCAGATGGTGGGGCAAATGCTCTTAACATTAACAG CTTGAGGTTTCTGCTTCATAAGTTTAGTGCTGAACCATCAGGAGGATGTTGGTCACCTCAGTCTAACTTGGATGGCATGGAAGTGTCCAGATGTCTGGTCAGAAGAGTAGTTAAAGAGAGCTTGAAAAAGTTAAAGGAGATGCCCATTGATTTGAAGAGGTCTATAAGATGGGAACTTGGTTCTTCTTGGGTACAACATCTACAAAAGCAGGAAAGTCCAACTGGAAACAAGTCTAAAAGCCCAGATGATGATAATGGGGCTGAACATTCGGTCAAAGGTCTTGGAAAGCAGTTTAAATTTTTGaagaagagggaaaagaaagaaaattgtgcAAGTAGCACtgataatgaagaaaatgattCTAGACCTGACAATCTGAATTCGGGAACTGATTTGGGAGAGCTAAGCAATGGTGAACTCAAAGGCGTAGCAGAACTGGAGAAGCTAATTTCTGAAGATGCCTTCTTGAGTCTGAAAGAAACTGGGACTGGTCTTCATTTAAAG TCAATAGATGAGCTGATCAGGCTGGCACATGAGTATTATGATGAAGTTGCACTACCAAAACTG GTAACAGATTTTGGGTCACTGGAACTTTCTCCAGTTGATGGCCGTACATTAACTGACTTCATGCATTTAAGGGGACTGCAGATGCGCTCTTTGGGTCGAGTG GTTGAACTTGCAGAAAAACTTCCCCATATACAGTCACTTTGTGTCCATGAGATGCTTGCTCGAGCTTTCAAGCATCTACTTAGAGCAGTTGTTGCCTCTGTTGACAATGTAGAGGACTTACCGGCGGCAATAGCTTCGGCTCTAAATTTTTTACTTGGAAGTTGTGAGACGGAAGATAATGACAAAGAATTGAATGATGACCATATTCTTAGATTTGAATGGTTAAGAATGTTTATAGCCAGAAGATATGGTTGGACACTTAAAGATGAGTTTCGCCATGTGAGAAAGTTATCAATTCTCCGAGGTCTTTGCCATAAG GTTGGATTGGAGTTGGTTTCCAGAAATTATGACTTGGAGTGCCCTTACCCATTCAGGAAATATGATATCATCAGCATGATTCCTGTGTGTAAG CATGTAGGATGCTCTTCAGCAGATGGACGGAATCTATTGGAGTCATCTAAAGTTGCTCTTGATAAAGGAAAGTTAGAGGATGCTGTTAATTATGGAACAAAG GCACTAGCAAAGATGATAGCTGTATGTGGTCCATACCATCGAACCACTGCAAGTGCTTACAGTCTTCTAGCTGTTGTTCTTTATCACACTGGAGACTTCAATCAG GCAACTATATATCAGCAAAAGGCTTTGGATATCAACGAGAGAGAACTTGGGCTTGACCATCCAGATACAATGAAAAGCTATGGGGATCTTTCTGTTTTCTACTATCGCCTTCAACACATTGAATTGGCTTTGAA GTATGTAAACCGTGCTCTGTTCCTTCTTCATTTTACATGCGGACTGTCTCACCCAAATACAGCAGCAACATATATAAATGTGGCAATGATGGAAGAGGGCATGGGAAATGTCCATGTTGCTCTCAGATACTTGCATGAAGCTCTaaaatgcaacaaaaaattattaggaGAGGATCACATACAG ACAGCTGCAAGCTATCATGCCATAGCCATAGCTCTTTCATTGATGGAAGCATATTCCCTGAGTGTGCAACATGAACAAACTACTCTTCAAATACTTCAAGCCAAACTTGGGCTAGAAGATCTTCGTACTCAG GATGCTGCTGCATGGCTTgaatattttgaatcaaaaGCTCTGGAGCAGCAAGAAGCAGCAAGAACTGGAACTCCAAAGCCAGATGCATCCATTGCAAGCAAAGGTCACCTTAG TGTTTCGGATCTCCTGGATTACATAAGTCCTGATCAAGATTTGAAAGGGAGTGATTCACAGAGGAAACAGCGGCGTGCAAAG GTTTTGCATTTAAGTGATAAAACCCATCAAGCACAAAATGATGCTATAGGGGATGATGATATGCTGTATGATGGCCCAGAAAACACTGCACATACAACAGATGGAAATACAGAAGTAAAAGTCAGCAAGGTTCATCCTGAAGAAAATTATGATATTACTAGATATAGGCCGACAGTTGCAAGtgaagttgttgaagaatctACTTCAGATGCAGGGTGGCAAGAAGCCAATTCCAAAGGGCGGTCAGGGAAAACTTCTGGCCGGAAGTTTGGGAGGCGACCCGTTCTTGCAAAGTTGATCGTTAACAATTCTGAATATTCAAATTTCAGAGAAAGTAGCTATAGGCATGACCTCATTTCACCAGTGCAAAAAACAACTCCAAAGACTGTTTTAACTGAGTTGTCTCCTCTGAAACAGTCAAAGGCTGGTAGCTTGAGCTCTGCAGAGGATTCAACTAATCTGAAGGCAAAAGCTCCTGTTTCCAAGGTTACCTCCAGTCCAGCAACTCTTACTTCCTTGGCCTCAAAATCTCTTTCTTACAAAGAAGTAGCTCTGGCACCACCAGGTACCATTCTAAGACCGTCGATGGAGAGAGTTGAAAAAATAGatgatgaaaaaattgaaattcagATGTACAACATTCCTCACGAGACATCAAAGGATGAGGAAAGCAGCACTGGCTCTGTAGTTGAAGCAAGCCCAAAAGATGATGAAATCGAGCAAACTCATGAAGAAAGCACTCAAAAGGAAGACACTACACTGAAGGTTGAAGAGGCTTCATGTTCTTCTGACCAGGTAAAGCCTGTAGAAACAAATGGGAGTAAGCTTTCTGCCGCAGCTAAACCATTTAATCCAGGACCCATGCCACACCTTTTAAACTCAGTTGCAGCGACTAGTATATATGATGTAAACGTTAGTCAAGGCATGCTTGCAGAGCCTGTTCTTACTCCAGTTGCTGCCAGGATTCCTTGTGGTCCTAGATCACCCTTGTATTATAGAAACAATTATTCTTTCCGCATGAAACATGGCTTTTTGAGACATCATACCCTTGGCAAGGGAAGAAGTGGATTTGGGCCTCCAAGAATGAACCCAGATGCACCTGAGTTTGTACCTTGGAGAGCTAGGCAACCATATCCTGGTGATGAAAATTCTCACATTCAAAATGAGTCAAATTCTATGTTTGAAATGAGTAGTGCAGAGGAGGAGAAGCTGGGTGATGAATCCAATAATGAAGTTAAAGATGGGGCTTCAAAAAAGAATTTCTCCGAGTCTGAAAAGTCAGAGCTTGCAAGTCAGATACTGCTTAGCCTCATTGTAAAGTCAGTCCATCATAATATGGAACATGTGAGTGAGCCTGCAGTTagtgagaaaaaattggatTGTTCAGAAAATTCTTCAGATGCAATAGCAAATGACAGTGCAATTATAAAAATTCTCAATGGAAATGAGGGGAAGGACTTGGTTTCTCAATGTGATGATTGTGAGCAGCCAAAAGCAGAtgtaaataagaataaaaatggTGATAGTGAAGGATTCATAACTGTCacaaagaggaaaagaaacagGCAAAGGTTTCCAAATGGGGTAACTGGGTTGTACAATCAGCAATCTATCTGTGCTTCTGTTCGTTGA